The Halodesulfovibrio sp. genome window below encodes:
- the miaA gene encoding tRNA (adenosine(37)-N6)-dimethylallyltransferase MiaA, which translates to MSKKIPIVCLVGPTGAGKTAASFNLCRTFNGGVINLDSRQVYQDFPIITAQPTAEEQQFCPHKLYGFLRTEDKIDVGKFMDMATDAIHQTRAEGLLPMLVGGTGFYLKALLEGLAQIPRIDQAYTDVAEAEMAERGSAPMHEDLKAIDPDYAAKIHFNDSQRICRALAVYRATGKTFTWWHSQPMTPTPFRGVRLGIDVSLDELTPLLGKRIDLMIEAGAIEEAREALKKNDDPDSFGWSGIGCAELYQYITGAMSLEDCKKLWLKNTRAYAKRQLTWFRKDKEIIWVKPKDFETMNHEVARFLAD; encoded by the coding sequence ATGTCGAAAAAAATTCCTATCGTCTGTCTGGTTGGACCTACCGGTGCAGGAAAAACTGCTGCATCCTTCAATCTTTGCCGTACCTTTAATGGCGGTGTTATTAATTTAGATTCCCGTCAGGTGTATCAAGACTTTCCCATAATTACTGCACAGCCTACAGCAGAGGAACAGCAGTTCTGTCCACATAAGCTTTATGGTTTTTTGCGAACCGAAGATAAAATTGATGTGGGCAAATTTATGGATATGGCTACAGATGCAATCCATCAAACGCGTGCAGAAGGCTTGTTGCCGATGCTGGTAGGTGGCACTGGTTTCTATTTAAAAGCTTTGTTAGAAGGTCTGGCACAGATTCCAAGAATCGATCAGGCGTATACAGATGTTGCCGAAGCAGAAATGGCGGAACGTGGATCTGCGCCGATGCATGAAGATTTGAAGGCAATTGATCCTGACTATGCTGCGAAAATTCACTTTAATGATAGTCAGCGAATTTGCCGTGCGCTTGCTGTGTACAGAGCTACAGGTAAGACGTTTACTTGGTGGCATTCTCAGCCTATGACGCCGACCCCGTTCCGAGGAGTGAGGTTGGGTATTGATGTCAGCCTCGATGAATTGACTCCGCTACTTGGTAAACGCATTGACCTCATGATTGAAGCTGGAGCCATTGAAGAGGCTCGCGAAGCACTCAAGAAAAATGATGATCCGGATTCTTTCGGATGGTCAGGTATTGGCTGTGCAGAACTGTATCAGTATATAACGGGCGCGATGTCTTTGGAAGATTGTAAAAAATTGTGGCTCAAAAATACCCGTGCTTACGCAAAGCGACAATTGACATGGTTCAGAAAAGATAAAGAAATTATCTGGGTAAAGCCTAAGGATTTTGAAACAATGAATCATGAGGTTGCACGTTTTTTAGCGGATTAG
- the tadA gene encoding tRNA adenosine(34) deaminase TadA, with amino-acid sequence MTTKRELEHCYATLTALPEGWSSWDDLMHIAMEEAQKAKAIGEVPVGALLVAPDGTIVAKAYNRTITDHDPTAHAEILALRAAGKQLKNYRTEDLVLVVTLEPCLMCSGALVHARIRGVVYGAPDHKTGALDSQLNSFDLPLHNHAIWHRSGVLQKECSNMLSAFFKKRRKEIKAAKQTQAASSNN; translated from the coding sequence ATGACAACCAAACGCGAATTAGAACACTGCTACGCTACGCTGACAGCCCTGCCTGAAGGTTGGTCAAGCTGGGATGACTTAATGCACATAGCGATGGAAGAAGCTCAAAAAGCCAAAGCCATAGGTGAAGTGCCAGTGGGAGCTTTGCTGGTTGCCCCCGATGGAACTATCGTCGCCAAAGCATATAATAGAACAATCACCGACCATGACCCGACTGCGCATGCAGAAATTCTTGCACTTCGCGCAGCAGGCAAGCAGCTTAAAAATTATCGCACAGAAGATTTAGTCTTAGTTGTAACGCTTGAGCCTTGTCTCATGTGCAGTGGAGCGTTAGTCCACGCCCGCATTCGAGGAGTAGTGTACGGTGCTCCAGACCATAAAACAGGAGCACTCGATTCGCAGTTAAACAGCTTTGATCTACCGCTACACAACCACGCAATCTGGCACCGTTCCGGCGTGTTACAAAAAGAATGTAGCAACATGCTTTCTGCTTTTTTCAAAAAACGCAGAAAAGAAATCAAAGCGGCCAAACAAACCCAAGCGGCAAGCAGCAATAATTAA
- the rsmD gene encoding 16S rRNA (guanine(966)-N(2))-methyltransferase RsmD gives MRIIAGEYRGRVLKTTSAPGYRPATSKVRQAVFSMLEARGVYWPECRVLDLFAGSGSLAFEALSRGAEQAWLVEMNKTAAKLITENAEKIKIPHDRYRVMAEDLFKIISRRAAEPFDVIFIDPPYGKNFLTPAMKAVLRNGWLAEGGIICAEVESKLALPPEADHAELELIANRAYGQTRILLWTTEESE, from the coding sequence ATGCGCATTATTGCAGGTGAGTACCGCGGTCGCGTACTCAAAACAACCAGTGCTCCGGGGTATCGTCCGGCAACATCCAAGGTGCGTCAGGCGGTATTTTCCATGCTTGAAGCGCGCGGAGTGTATTGGCCTGAGTGCCGTGTTTTGGATTTATTCGCTGGTAGTGGCTCTTTGGCTTTTGAAGCATTGAGCCGTGGTGCGGAGCAGGCATGGCTTGTTGAAATGAACAAAACTGCTGCAAAATTGATTACTGAAAATGCGGAAAAAATAAAAATTCCACATGATCGATACCGTGTAATGGCAGAAGATTTGTTTAAAATAATTTCACGCAGGGCAGCAGAGCCGTTTGATGTGATTTTTATTGATCCTCCGTATGGAAAGAATTTTTTAACTCCTGCTATGAAAGCTGTGCTTAGAAACGGCTGGTTGGCAGAGGGCGGTATTATCTGCGCTGAGGTTGAGTCTAAACTCGCTTTACCACCTGAAGCAGATCATGCTGAACTCGAACTTATTGCTAATAGAGCATATGGACAGACAAGGATTCTGCTATGGACAACAGAGGAGAGCGAGTAG
- a CDS encoding OmpH family outer membrane protein, which translates to MKKIVLVCAAVLCLALVGCNQEMPSGSSPKVAVVDPAKVFQDSKPGKDGMAYLEKVSAEVQQEFKDLQKQAAQSKGQSKDTVTDIQAQVANIQERVTAEQQMVVTKLNDLFQKVLEQYRKENGVAVVIPIEQALSYDESADATAEVVALMDKESVTFETPAKPVEKEKPAAEKAKPEEAKKDSAKPETAPEKKTDTKQ; encoded by the coding sequence ATGAAAAAGATTGTTTTAGTATGTGCAGCTGTTCTTTGTTTGGCGCTCGTTGGATGTAATCAGGAAATGCCTTCTGGTTCTTCTCCAAAGGTAGCAGTTGTTGATCCAGCAAAAGTATTTCAAGATTCTAAACCGGGTAAAGACGGCATGGCATATCTTGAAAAAGTGAGTGCAGAAGTACAGCAAGAGTTTAAAGACTTGCAGAAACAGGCTGCGCAGAGCAAGGGACAGAGCAAAGACACCGTTACTGACATTCAAGCACAGGTTGCTAATATTCAGGAACGCGTGACGGCTGAGCAGCAGATGGTTGTGACCAAGTTGAATGATCTTTTCCAGAAAGTTCTTGAGCAGTATCGCAAAGAAAATGGCGTTGCGGTGGTTATTCCTATTGAACAGGCACTTAGCTATGATGAAAGTGCAGATGCAACAGCCGAAGTAGTAGCGCTTATGGATAAAGAGTCTGTGACATTTGAAACTCCAGCGAAGCCTGTTGAAAAAGAAAAGCCTGCTGCTGAAAAAGCTAAGCCGGAAGAAGCAAAAAAAGATTCTGCTAAACCAGAGACTGCACCAGAAAAAAAGACTGATACTAAACAATAA
- the coaD gene encoding pantetheine-phosphate adenylyltransferase has product MDNRGERVAVYPGTFDPMTMGHVSLIKRGCEIFDHVIVAVANDTPKSPLFTITERVAMAEEVFKDIPQVTVEPFSGLLVEYAERRGAHVVLRGLRAVSDFEYEFQLALMNRKLKKHIQTVFLMTDYQWLYISSTIVKAAGKLGGDIKGLVPNNVYRKLREKYGYPYPLN; this is encoded by the coding sequence ATGGACAACAGAGGAGAGCGAGTAGCCGTTTATCCGGGCACATTTGATCCTATGACCATGGGGCATGTGAGTCTTATTAAACGTGGTTGCGAAATTTTTGATCATGTAATTGTTGCGGTGGCTAACGATACTCCTAAGTCACCGTTGTTTACAATTACTGAACGTGTGGCAATGGCAGAAGAAGTCTTTAAAGATATCCCGCAGGTTACAGTAGAGCCTTTCTCGGGCTTGCTTGTGGAATATGCAGAACGCCGCGGGGCGCATGTTGTCTTGCGCGGACTGCGTGCTGTTTCAGATTTTGAATATGAATTTCAGCTTGCATTGATGAACCGTAAGCTCAAAAAACATATTCAAACTGTGTTCTTAATGACAGATTATCAGTGGCTGTACATCAGTTCTACTATTGTCAAAGCAGCCGGTAAGCTGGGTGGCGATATAAAGGGGCTTGTGCCGAATAATGTATATCGCAAGCTGCGTGAAAAATATGGGTATCCATACCCGTTGAACTAA
- a CDS encoding phage tail assembly chaperone — translation MNILYYVKTDGEPVSLRRAAFYSDLTPVYATAAIPTDSLHMAHTVGLVQHEDGFIEQQELRPIPEPAYSAELTRRAQARCKQLLLECDWTIGNDSPLTVENQQEWRAYRTFLRNINHQKGFPKVIDWGTPPEQVKKGRE, via the coding sequence ATGAACATTTTATATTATGTGAAAACTGACGGGGAGCCTGTGAGCCTACGCCGTGCGGCGTTTTATTCGGATTTGACCCCTGTATATGCTACTGCTGCTATTCCTACAGATTCATTGCATATGGCGCACACTGTAGGGCTGGTTCAGCATGAGGACGGTTTTATTGAACAACAGGAGTTGCGTCCCATCCCCGAACCTGCATACTCCGCCGAACTCACTCGCCGCGCTCAAGCCCGCTGTAAACAGCTCCTGTTGGAATGCGACTGGACAATCGGCAACGATTCGCCATTAACTGTTGAAAACCAACAAGAATGGCGGGCATACCGCACGTTCTTGCGGAACATAAATCACCAAAAGGGCTTTCCGAAAGTCATAGATTGGGGAACACCGCCGGAGCAGGTGAAGAAGGGAAGAGAATAA
- a CDS encoding TIGR00730 family Rossman fold protein — MSTAKQYVIDSLSTQESWRLFRIMSEIVDGIENLSDITNCVSIFGSARTPSDHPMYQEAEEIARLLCEAGYGVITGGGPGIMEAGNKGAQEANGTSVGLCIQLPMEQGSNPFIDVQCNFKYFFVRKLMFIKYALAYVVMPGGFGTLDELTEAFVLRQTNKIKPFPIILYKSEFWNGLLDWTRDQMVAAGYIGEDELDAMVVLDSPEEVVQYIMDHSPSLQG; from the coding sequence ATGAGCACAGCTAAACAATATGTAATTGATTCTTTGTCCACGCAAGAATCATGGCGACTTTTCCGCATTATGTCTGAAATTGTAGACGGAATTGAAAACTTAAGCGACATAACAAACTGCGTATCCATTTTTGGCTCTGCACGTACCCCGTCAGACCACCCTATGTATCAGGAAGCCGAAGAAATTGCACGGCTCCTTTGCGAGGCAGGTTACGGCGTTATCACCGGTGGCGGACCGGGGATTATGGAAGCTGGCAACAAAGGCGCACAAGAGGCAAATGGTACCTCTGTCGGACTGTGCATCCAGTTGCCAATGGAACAGGGCTCCAATCCATTTATAGATGTTCAATGTAATTTCAAGTACTTTTTTGTGCGCAAACTCATGTTCATTAAATATGCTCTGGCGTACGTGGTCATGCCGGGTGGTTTTGGAACATTGGATGAGCTGACAGAAGCATTTGTTCTGCGGCAGACGAACAAAATCAAACCATTCCCGATTATTTTGTACAAAAGCGAATTCTGGAACGGATTATTAGACTGGACACGCGACCAAATGGTTGCTGCTGGCTATATCGGCGAAGACGAGCTAGATGCAATGGTTGTGCTAGATTCTCCTGAAGAGGTTGTTCAATACATCATGGATCATTCTCCAAGTCTCCAAGGGTAA